The Gallaecimonas xiamenensis 3-C-1 genome has a segment encoding these proteins:
- a CDS encoding alpha/beta hydrolase family protein: MNRPLLALSLVLALPALAADPFTPMDVFSLEYAASPQLAPNGKTVAYVRTAMDIKTDRSFGNLWLVDSDGKHHRPLTSGPHSARSPVWSPDGKQLLYIANDDGSSQLYLRWLDSGETARLTNLTDSPGDISFSPDGKWIAFTLPVALEEKPLATLPAKPDGAKWAEPAKVIDKVYYRADGAGYLDNKVRQLFVMAASGGAPHQLTTAPFDHGGHYSWDADSQSLVISANQHQDWQYQPLNSELYRVSLNGKVQVLTDRNGPDTQPAVSPNGKHIAYLGFDDKKLGYQNTRLYLMDKDGGNPKVLTAKLDRSVTDAQWDSDGDGLFISYDDKGHTKLAYVSLSGKLTDIIDDLGGTSLGRPYDGGSFSVAGDKVAYTRTSTSRPADVALVTKGGKAKSLTALNDDLFAFKSLGKVEEFWVDSKADGLPVQAWRVLPPDFDATKQYPLVLEIHGGPFANYGARFAAEMQLYANAGYIVVYVNPRGSTSYGEDFANRIHHNYPSQDYDDLMSAVDAAIEMGNVDSRNLFVTGGSGGGVLTAWIVGSTDRFRAAVVAKPVINWLSFSLTADFSPFFTQYWFAKMPWEDPMAYWRRSPLSRVGNVSTPTMLLTGEADYRTPISETEQFYQALKLRKVDTAMVRIPDAGHGITARPSNLMAKVVYILAWFDKYKE; this comes from the coding sequence ATGAACAGACCCCTGCTCGCCCTTTCCCTGGTGCTGGCCCTGCCAGCGCTGGCGGCCGACCCCTTTACCCCCATGGACGTTTTCAGCCTCGAATACGCCGCCAGCCCGCAACTGGCGCCCAACGGCAAAACCGTCGCCTATGTGCGTACCGCCATGGACATCAAAACCGACCGCAGCTTCGGCAACCTCTGGCTGGTGGACAGCGACGGCAAGCACCACAGGCCCCTGACCTCTGGCCCCCACAGCGCCCGCTCCCCGGTCTGGTCGCCGGACGGCAAGCAGCTGCTGTACATCGCCAACGACGACGGCTCAAGCCAGCTGTACCTGCGCTGGCTGGACAGCGGCGAGACCGCCCGCCTCACCAACCTCACCGACAGCCCCGGGGACATCAGCTTCTCCCCCGACGGTAAATGGATTGCCTTCACCCTGCCGGTGGCGCTGGAGGAAAAACCCCTGGCCACCCTGCCGGCCAAACCGGATGGGGCCAAATGGGCCGAGCCTGCCAAGGTCATAGACAAGGTCTACTACCGGGCCGACGGCGCCGGTTACCTGGACAACAAGGTGCGCCAGCTGTTTGTGATGGCTGCCAGCGGCGGCGCCCCGCACCAGCTCACCACGGCGCCCTTTGACCATGGCGGCCACTACAGCTGGGACGCCGACAGCCAATCTTTGGTAATAAGTGCCAACCAGCATCAGGACTGGCAATACCAGCCCCTTAACTCCGAGCTGTACCGGGTCAGCCTTAACGGCAAGGTACAGGTCCTGACCGACCGCAACGGCCCCGACACCCAGCCGGCGGTGTCCCCCAACGGCAAGCACATTGCTTACCTGGGCTTTGACGACAAGAAGCTCGGCTACCAGAACACCCGCCTCTACCTGATGGACAAAGACGGCGGCAACCCCAAGGTGCTGACCGCCAAGCTCGACCGCAGCGTCACCGATGCCCAGTGGGACAGTGACGGCGACGGCCTCTTTATCAGCTACGACGACAAGGGCCATACCAAGCTGGCCTACGTCAGCTTGTCCGGCAAGCTCACCGACATCATCGACGATCTGGGGGGCACCTCCCTCGGCCGCCCCTATGACGGCGGCAGCTTCTCGGTGGCCGGGGACAAGGTGGCCTACACCCGCACCAGCACCAGCCGCCCGGCCGACGTGGCCCTGGTGACCAAGGGCGGCAAAGCCAAAAGCCTGACCGCCCTCAACGACGACCTCTTTGCCTTCAAGAGCCTGGGCAAGGTGGAAGAATTCTGGGTGGACTCCAAGGCCGACGGCTTGCCGGTACAGGCCTGGCGGGTGTTGCCGCCGGACTTTGATGCCACCAAGCAGTACCCGCTTGTTCTTGAAATTCACGGCGGCCCCTTTGCCAACTACGGCGCCCGCTTTGCCGCCGAGATGCAGCTCTATGCCAATGCCGGCTACATAGTGGTGTACGTCAACCCCAGGGGGTCCACCAGCTATGGCGAAGACTTCGCCAACCGCATCCACCACAACTACCCAAGCCAAGACTATGACGACCTGATGAGCGCCGTGGACGCCGCCATCGAGATGGGCAACGTCGACAGCCGCAACCTCTTTGTCACCGGCGGCTCCGGTGGCGGCGTGCTGACCGCCTGGATAGTGGGCTCCACAGACCGCTTCCGGGCCGCCGTGGTGGCCAAGCCGGTGATCAACTGGCTGAGCTTTAGCCTCACCGCCGATTTCAGCCCCTTCTTTACCCAGTACTGGTTTGCCAAGATGCCCTGGGAAGATCCCATGGCCTACTGGCGCCGCTCCCCCCTGTCCAGGGTCGGCAACGTCTCCACCCCCACCATGCTGCTGACCGGCGAGGCCGACTACCGCACCCCCATCTCGGAAACCGAGCAGTTCTACCAGGCGCTGAAGCTGCGCAAGGTGGACACGGCCATGGTACGGATCCCGGACGCCGGCCACGGCATCACCGCCCGGCCGTCCAACCTGATGGCCAAAGTGGTCTATATCCTGGCCTGGTTCGATAAATACAAAGAATAA
- a CDS encoding GNAT family N-acetyltransferase, whose translation MNPVAQSPRLWLQLLGEKDAPFVLELVNQPAWIANIGDKGVRTLDGAKRYLAEGPLASYRQHGFGLYLVSLKDGTPIGLCGLLKRDYLDHPDIGYALHSGHWGQGYAREAARAVLDLARQKGLGTLLAITLPQNQPSCALLETLGFSLDGLTQVPGGSEALRLYRLAL comes from the coding sequence ATGAACCCGGTCGCCCAAAGCCCGCGCCTCTGGCTACAGCTGCTGGGGGAGAAGGACGCCCCCTTTGTGCTGGAGCTGGTCAACCAGCCGGCCTGGATCGCCAACATCGGTGACAAAGGGGTGCGCACCTTGGACGGAGCCAAGCGCTACCTGGCAGAAGGGCCCCTGGCCAGCTACCGCCAGCACGGTTTCGGCCTCTATCTGGTCAGCCTTAAAGACGGCACCCCCATAGGGCTTTGCGGCCTGCTAAAACGCGACTACCTGGACCACCCGGACATCGGCTATGCCCTGCACTCCGGCCATTGGGGCCAGGGCTATGCCCGTGAGGCGGCCAGGGCCGTGCTGGACTTGGCCCGGCAAAAGGGCCTTGGCACCTTGCTGGCCATCACCCTGCCACAAAACCAGCCCTCCTGCGCCCTCCTTGAAACGCTTGGTTTCAGCCTGGACGGCCTGACCCAGGTGCCGGGAGGCAGTGAAGCCCTGCGGCTGTACCGCCTGGCCCTTTGA
- a CDS encoding glutathione S-transferase family protein gives MYQLYIANKNYSSWSLRPWLLAKELGIAFEEVLVPFAGADNPDRFGRFAPNGKVPCLVDGDLTVWDSLAIIEYLAEGHPGVWPADAKARAFARSACAEMHSGFGALRTLCTMNCGIRVALKERTAALAADLARIQAIWQQGLDSFGGPFLAGAAFSALDAFFAPVVFRFQSYGIALAPALAQYQARMLALPAMVDWYQAALAEPWRDEAHEQEVRDAGTVLEDRRQSR, from the coding sequence ATGTACCAGCTCTATATCGCCAACAAAAACTACTCGTCCTGGTCCCTGCGCCCCTGGTTGTTGGCCAAGGAGCTGGGCATTGCCTTTGAGGAAGTGCTGGTGCCCTTTGCGGGGGCTGACAACCCCGATCGCTTCGGCCGCTTCGCCCCCAACGGCAAGGTGCCTTGCCTGGTGGACGGCGATCTTACCGTCTGGGACAGCCTGGCCATCATCGAATACCTGGCCGAGGGGCACCCCGGGGTCTGGCCGGCCGACGCCAAGGCCAGGGCCTTTGCCCGCAGCGCCTGCGCCGAGATGCACTCGGGCTTTGGCGCCCTTCGCACCCTTTGCACCATGAACTGCGGTATCCGGGTGGCCCTGAAGGAAAGAACGGCGGCCTTGGCAGCGGATCTGGCCCGTATCCAGGCCATCTGGCAGCAGGGGCTGGACAGCTTCGGCGGCCCCTTCCTGGCTGGCGCCGCCTTCAGCGCCCTGGACGCCTTCTTCGCCCCCGTGGTGTTCCGTTTCCAAAGCTATGGCATAGCCCTGGCGCCGGCCCTGGCCCAATACCAAGCGCGGATGCTGGCCTTGCCGGCCATGGTGGACTGGTACCAGGCGGCCCTGGCCGAACCCTGGCGCGACGAGGCCCACGAGCAGGAAGTGCGCGACGCCGGCACCGTCCTTGAAGACAGGCGCCAAAGCCGATGA
- a CDS encoding MarR family winged helix-turn-helix transcriptional regulator, translating into MPDSPQIPFSALMTLLRRHLQAALAGAGISLSPPQGQLLGLIAASPGISPQALAAATGRDKAQITRHLAALEAYIQRQSDPKDARRQCLSLNQQGQSLAIAYAKVRQQAQAAAFAPLTDAERQQLAALIGKCLAPGAEPGNSAS; encoded by the coding sequence ATGCCAGATAGCCCACAGATCCCTTTTAGCGCCCTGATGACCCTGCTGCGTCGCCACTTGCAAGCGGCCTTGGCCGGCGCCGGTATCAGCTTAAGCCCGCCCCAGGGGCAATTGCTGGGCCTTATCGCCGCCAGCCCCGGCATCAGCCCCCAGGCCCTGGCGGCGGCCACCGGCCGGGACAAGGCCCAGATCACCCGCCATCTGGCGGCCCTTGAGGCCTACATTCAACGCCAAAGCGACCCCAAGGACGCCCGCCGCCAATGCCTGTCGTTAAACCAGCAAGGGCAAAGCCTGGCCATCGCCTATGCCAAGGTCCGCCAGCAGGCCCAGGCCGCCGCCTTTGCCCCCTTGACCGATGCCGAGCGCCAGCAACTGGCGGCCCTTATCGGCAAGTGCCTGGCCCCTGGCGCCGAACCGGGCAATAGCGCATCATAG
- a CDS encoding multidrug effflux MFS transporter gives MSDSKPHLGFALLLAMTMALGPLALDTYLPAFPAMALSLGTQVHQIALSISIYVFTLAFGQLVAGPLADRFGRAAVMLSGLSLFGLASFCIWRFQHYEALIALRALQAFGAGWAMVCVPALVRDRLSGREAAKFFSLIGLIMVAAPALAPSLGSLLLEAFGWPSIFVFLGAYALLLVLLLKAVIFRGQSTRPQGPHLSLWQRYGAVLATRPALRFMWLQALAFSVMMLFITHSSFIYQEHFGVSPGLFALLFGANIVLMLVMNLTNRRLLNHFEPQQILRWTLSLQALGIVLLILVMAFKPQLWLFLPAMMLTVGALGAITPNIQACYMDYFHEHGATAAALMGAVQFSIAGALSGLSSLLPESVSAIVLAQAVCSALCLVLIWTRKNAQAA, from the coding sequence TTGAGCGACAGCAAACCCCATTTGGGCTTCGCCCTGCTGCTGGCCATGACCATGGCCCTGGGCCCCTTGGCCCTGGACACCTACCTGCCGGCCTTCCCGGCCATGGCCCTGAGCCTGGGCACCCAGGTGCACCAGATAGCCCTGAGCATTTCCATCTATGTGTTTACCCTGGCCTTTGGGCAGTTGGTGGCCGGCCCCCTGGCGGACCGCTTTGGCCGGGCGGCGGTGATGCTGAGCGGCCTTAGCCTCTTTGGCCTGGCCAGCTTCTGTATCTGGCGCTTCCAGCATTATGAAGCCCTGATCGCGCTGCGGGCCCTGCAGGCCTTTGGTGCTGGCTGGGCCATGGTCTGTGTGCCGGCCCTGGTGCGCGACCGCCTGTCCGGCCGGGAAGCAGCCAAGTTCTTCAGCCTGATTGGCCTTATCATGGTGGCGGCCCCGGCTCTGGCTCCCAGCTTGGGCAGCCTGCTGCTGGAGGCCTTTGGCTGGCCCAGCATCTTTGTATTCCTGGGAGCCTATGCCCTGCTGCTGGTGCTGCTGCTCAAGGCGGTTATTTTCCGTGGCCAAAGCACCCGCCCCCAGGGCCCCCACCTTAGCCTTTGGCAGCGCTATGGCGCGGTGCTGGCCACCCGCCCTGCCCTTCGCTTCATGTGGCTGCAAGCCCTGGCCTTCTCGGTAATGATGCTGTTTATCACCCACTCGTCCTTTATCTACCAGGAGCACTTTGGGGTCAGCCCCGGCCTGTTCGCCCTGCTGTTTGGCGCCAACATCGTGCTGATGCTGGTGATGAACCTGACCAACAGGCGCCTGTTGAACCACTTCGAGCCCCAGCAGATCCTGCGCTGGACCCTGAGCCTGCAGGCCCTTGGCATAGTGCTGCTGATACTGGTGATGGCCTTCAAACCCCAGCTGTGGCTGTTCCTGCCGGCCATGATGCTGACAGTTGGGGCCCTTGGCGCCATCACCCCCAATATCCAGGCCTGCTACATGGACTACTTCCACGAGCATGGCGCCACGGCGGCGGCCCTGATGGGGGCGGTGCAGTTCTCCATTGCCGGCGCCCTGTCCGGGCTCTCTTCCTTGCTGCCGGAAAGTGTCAGCGCCATAGTGCTGGCCCAGGCGGTCTGTTCGGCCCTGTGCCTGGTGCTTATCTGGACCCGCAAGAACGCCCAGGCCGCCTAA
- a CDS encoding E22 family MetX-like putative esterase, whose product MRYWILALGLCWALGAQALPLVEKQRFALDSFTTQSGTTLKEVAVGWEAYGTLNADKSNAILITHFFSGSSHAAGKYSDQDPLPGYWDAIIGPGKAIDTDKYYVLSVDTLANANAFDPHVITTGPASLNPATGKPYGLDFPVVSIRDFVNVQKALLDKLGINKLHAVVGASMGSFQALDWAVAYPDKVERMVSVIGAGQMDPWTVYGLERWSDPIKADPAWHNGHYYEQGQPKTGLTKAVAYIIYDATYPDGFNSRYTPPTDAAPKSDIRAGYKSVDELMGHAAIRAHFQDANAILYLVRASQMFLAGYNGKLEDNLAKVSAKTLFMPASHDRLLVPKMARSTYETLKKLGKDSQYQEIDGVWGHLDGLVNIQSQGQVLKDFLDK is encoded by the coding sequence ATGCGTTATTGGATACTGGCCCTCGGCCTTTGCTGGGCCCTGGGGGCCCAGGCCCTGCCCCTGGTGGAAAAACAGCGTTTCGCCCTGGACAGCTTTACCACCCAATCGGGTACCACCCTCAAAGAGGTGGCGGTGGGCTGGGAAGCCTACGGCACCTTGAACGCCGACAAGTCCAACGCCATCCTTATCACCCATTTTTTCTCCGGCAGCTCCCATGCCGCCGGCAAGTACAGTGACCAGGATCCGCTGCCGGGCTACTGGGACGCCATCATAGGCCCGGGCAAGGCCATCGACACCGACAAGTACTATGTGCTGAGCGTCGACACCCTGGCCAACGCCAACGCCTTTGACCCCCATGTGATCACCACCGGCCCCGCCAGCCTCAACCCCGCCACCGGCAAGCCCTACGGCCTGGATTTTCCGGTGGTGTCCATCCGCGATTTCGTCAATGTGCAAAAGGCGCTGCTGGATAAACTGGGCATCAACAAACTCCATGCGGTGGTGGGAGCCTCCATGGGTTCTTTCCAGGCCCTGGACTGGGCCGTGGCCTACCCGGACAAGGTCGAGCGCATGGTCAGCGTCATCGGCGCCGGCCAGATGGACCCCTGGACCGTCTATGGCCTGGAGCGCTGGAGCGACCCCATCAAGGCCGACCCGGCCTGGCACAACGGCCATTACTATGAGCAAGGCCAGCCCAAGACCGGCCTGACCAAGGCGGTGGCCTACATCATCTATGACGCCACTTACCCAGACGGCTTTAACAGCCGCTACACGCCTCCCACGGACGCCGCCCCCAAAAGCGACATCCGCGCCGGCTACAAGTCGGTGGACGAGCTGATGGGCCATGCCGCCATCCGCGCCCACTTCCAAGACGCCAACGCCATCCTCTACCTGGTGCGGGCCTCCCAGATGTTCCTGGCCGGCTACAACGGCAAGCTGGAAGACAACCTGGCCAAGGTCAGCGCCAAGACCCTCTTTATGCCGGCCAGCCATGACCGGCTGCTGGTGCCGAAAATGGCCCGCAGCACCTACGAGACCCTGAAAAAACTGGGCAAAGACAGCCAGTACCAGGAGATTGACGGGGTCTGGGGCCACCTGGACGGCCTGGTCAATATCCAGAGCCAGGGCCAGGTGTTAAAGGACTTTTTGGACAAGTAA
- a CDS encoding GntP family permease, with protein MLSLLGLLVGLGGLIWLTMRGMSLFLSAPLCALIVAFSGGVPFWQGGSNDFVSGYMNGFGGFVSAWFLMFLLGSMFGKFMEDTGAAESVARAIIGKLGVKQAAMAVVLACAVLTYGGVSVFVVAFSVYPMALSLFKDANLPRRFIPAALAFGSVTFTMTSAGSPEIQNWIPIKYLGTSPYAGWQVSLVVGLLMAVMGYFWLRHMLQKAVARGEHFVARDGDVELADRKLPPAWTGIVPLFVVLGLSFFLHEKLAQAALIVALAGGVLTLWLVNFRYFRNQQTAVSLAATGALVAIGNTAAVVGFGAVAKLSPAFAMVVDAMTGLPGNELVGASVAVSVIAGLTGSASGGQAIALPSIAPHYLDLGVNPDALHRVVAISSGALDSLPHNGYVVTTIRAICGERHEDAYWPLAALTVVIPLLGTALAIALFCWF; from the coding sequence ATGTTGAGCCTGTTGGGATTGCTGGTCGGCCTGGGGGGGCTTATCTGGCTGACCATGAGGGGCATGAGCCTCTTTTTGAGCGCACCCCTCTGTGCCCTTATCGTCGCTTTCAGCGGCGGCGTGCCGTTTTGGCAGGGGGGCAGCAACGATTTTGTCAGCGGTTACATGAACGGTTTCGGCGGTTTCGTGTCCGCCTGGTTCCTGATGTTCCTGCTGGGCTCCATGTTCGGTAAGTTCATGGAAGACACCGGCGCCGCCGAAAGCGTGGCCCGGGCCATCATCGGCAAGCTGGGGGTCAAGCAGGCCGCCATGGCGGTGGTGCTGGCCTGCGCCGTGCTGACCTACGGCGGGGTGTCGGTGTTTGTGGTGGCCTTCTCGGTCTACCCCATGGCCCTGTCGCTGTTCAAGGACGCCAACCTGCCCAGGCGCTTTATCCCGGCGGCCCTGGCCTTTGGCTCTGTGACCTTCACCATGACCTCTGCCGGCTCCCCCGAGATCCAGAACTGGATCCCCATCAAGTACCTGGGTACCAGCCCCTATGCCGGCTGGCAGGTGTCTCTGGTGGTGGGGCTGCTGATGGCGGTGATGGGCTACTTCTGGCTGCGCCACATGCTGCAAAAGGCGGTGGCAAGGGGCGAGCATTTTGTCGCCAGGGACGGGGACGTGGAGCTGGCCGACCGCAAGCTGCCCCCGGCCTGGACCGGCATAGTGCCGCTCTTTGTGGTGCTGGGGCTGTCGTTCTTCCTCCATGAAAAACTGGCCCAGGCCGCCCTTATCGTCGCCCTGGCCGGTGGCGTACTGACCCTGTGGCTGGTCAATTTCAGGTATTTTCGCAATCAGCAGACCGCCGTCAGCCTGGCCGCCACCGGCGCCCTGGTGGCCATAGGCAATACTGCCGCCGTGGTGGGCTTTGGCGCCGTAGCCAAGCTGTCACCGGCCTTTGCCATGGTGGTGGACGCCATGACCGGGCTGCCCGGCAACGAACTGGTGGGGGCTTCGGTGGCGGTGTCGGTGATAGCGGGCCTGACCGGCTCGGCCTCCGGCGGCCAGGCCATAGCCCTGCCCAGCATAGCGCCCCATTACCTGGATCTGGGGGTTAACCCCGACGCCCTGCACCGGGTGGTGGCCATCTCGTCCGGCGCCCTGGACTCGCTGCCTCACAACGGTTACGTGGTCACCACCATCCGTGCTATCTGTGGTGAGCGTCATGAAGATGCCTACTGGCCCCTGGCGGCCCTGACCGTGGTCATTCCCCTGCTGGGGACGGCCCTGGCCATCGCTCTGTTCTGTTGGTTCTAA
- a CDS encoding TonB-dependent receptor → MSTTRKLQHHLTPSRIALAVCLSLSATAQAAEDVQKTEDPSLEVIEVTARRTSENLQSVPVAVTSLSAEQMSQRGVEDLADVQWYSPNTTLQVSRGTNSTLTAYIRGIGQQDPLWGFEPGVGIYIDDIYIARPQGAVMDILDVQRIEVLRGPQGTLYGRNTIGGAVKYVTKKLHGDPELYVQGTLGSYNQRDFKIAGQMPLSDTFWAGFAYGTFNRDGFGEFKNTGADNYDKDIQAGRLSLAWYPSDDLSFSFMADRTWDDSNAKGGYRLTPSLVTGQQPYGNVFDSDTSMPTDNSVETGGEALTITYNINNDWTFKSITAHRDGDTDTNIDFDSTSQPALDIPALYDDKQFTQEFQLNFDNGNWQAVGGLYYLDGEACGVFETVLGLQGLTVENGGCVDTKSLAAYAQASFPLAKDLSMTLGGRYTRDEKDADVYRYVYLGIRYPHDQPTTPFAVQSDFADSATFNRFSPRVGLEYQLSDDIMAYGSYTNGFKSGGFDMRANKSVNPDADAPYDPEIVDTYELGFKAEWFNHRLRTNVAAFYSDYDDMQITVQRAVNNNTDVASQVLNAGKADIKGLELEATLAATDALQIIANAGYVDAEFKRVDYFDPNLGQVTDVSDLWSFANTPDWTGSLLAQYNLEAFGGDMVVSGGVNYRSKTQIFEVPSMLDFGSVTLWNASIAWYKDNWEVQLTGRNLTDKEYRLAGYNFAAVRDSNGNVTGPGLGGEDTIVGYYGDPRTVSLSVGYRF, encoded by the coding sequence ATGTCTACAACAAGGAAATTGCAGCACCACCTTACGCCCAGCCGGATCGCCCTGGCGGTCTGTTTGAGCCTTTCGGCCACCGCCCAGGCGGCCGAGGACGTCCAAAAAACCGAGGATCCCAGCCTGGAGGTGATTGAAGTCACCGCCCGGCGCACCAGCGAAAACCTGCAATCGGTGCCGGTGGCGGTCACCAGCCTGTCGGCCGAGCAAATGAGCCAGCGCGGCGTCGAAGACCTGGCCGACGTCCAGTGGTACTCACCCAACACCACCTTGCAGGTCAGCCGGGGCACCAACAGCACCCTGACCGCCTATATCCGTGGCATCGGCCAGCAAGACCCCCTGTGGGGTTTTGAGCCCGGTGTGGGGATCTACATCGACGACATCTACATCGCCCGCCCCCAAGGGGCCGTGATGGACATCCTGGATGTGCAGCGCATCGAAGTGCTGCGCGGCCCCCAGGGCACCCTCTATGGCCGCAACACCATAGGCGGCGCCGTCAAATACGTGACCAAGAAGCTGCACGGCGACCCGGAACTCTATGTACAAGGCACCCTGGGCTCCTACAACCAGCGAGACTTCAAGATAGCGGGCCAGATGCCCCTGTCCGACACCTTCTGGGCCGGCTTTGCCTACGGTACCTTCAACCGTGACGGTTTCGGCGAGTTCAAGAACACCGGCGCCGACAACTACGACAAGGACATCCAGGCCGGCCGCCTGTCCCTGGCCTGGTACCCCAGCGACGACCTGAGCTTTAGCTTTATGGCCGACCGCACCTGGGACGACTCCAACGCCAAGGGTGGCTACCGCCTGACTCCTTCCCTGGTTACCGGCCAGCAGCCCTACGGCAACGTCTTCGACTCCGACACCTCCATGCCCACCGACAACAGCGTGGAAACCGGCGGCGAAGCCCTTACCATCACTTACAACATCAACAACGACTGGACCTTCAAGTCCATCACCGCCCACCGTGACGGTGACACCGACACCAATATCGACTTCGACTCCACCAGCCAACCGGCCCTGGATATCCCGGCCCTGTACGACGACAAGCAGTTCACCCAGGAATTCCAGCTCAACTTTGACAACGGCAACTGGCAAGCGGTGGGCGGCCTCTATTACCTGGACGGCGAAGCCTGCGGCGTCTTTGAAACCGTGCTGGGCCTGCAGGGGCTGACGGTGGAAAACGGCGGCTGCGTCGACACCAAGAGCCTGGCGGCCTATGCCCAGGCCTCTTTCCCCCTGGCCAAGGACTTGTCCATGACCCTGGGCGGGCGCTACACCCGGGATGAAAAAGACGCCGACGTCTACCGTTACGTCTACCTGGGGATCCGCTACCCCCACGACCAGCCCACCACACCCTTTGCGGTGCAGTCGGACTTTGCCGACAGCGCCACCTTCAACCGTTTCTCGCCCCGGGTCGGCCTGGAATACCAGCTGAGCGACGACATCATGGCCTACGGTTCCTACACCAACGGCTTTAAGTCCGGCGGCTTTGACATGCGGGCCAACAAGTCGGTCAACCCCGATGCCGATGCCCCTTACGATCCGGAAATCGTCGACACCTATGAGCTGGGCTTCAAGGCCGAGTGGTTCAACCACCGCCTGCGTACCAACGTCGCCGCCTTCTACTCCGACTACGACGACATGCAGATCACGGTGCAGCGGGCGGTGAACAACAACACCGACGTGGCCTCCCAGGTGCTGAACGCCGGTAAGGCCGATATCAAGGGCCTGGAGCTGGAAGCCACCCTGGCCGCCACCGACGCCCTGCAGATCATCGCCAACGCCGGTTATGTGGACGCCGAGTTCAAACGGGTGGACTACTTCGACCCCAACCTGGGCCAGGTCACCGACGTTTCCGACCTGTGGAGCTTTGCCAATACCCCGGATTGGACCGGCAGCCTGCTGGCCCAATACAACCTGGAAGCCTTCGGCGGCGACATGGTGGTCTCCGGCGGGGTCAACTACCGCTCCAAGACCCAGATCTTCGAAGTGCCCTCCATGCTGGACTTTGGCTCGGTGACCCTGTGGAACGCTTCCATCGCCTGGTACAAAGACAACTGG